A genome region from Drosophila simulans strain w501 chromosome 2R, Prin_Dsim_3.1, whole genome shotgun sequence includes the following:
- the LOC6734040 gene encoding uncharacterized protein LOC6734040: MSLLRIILIIIFLRIVWSIPDTIISHLSAELKIKIQIYFGLGTEPYDFSSLGDNYQKMIISNNISEQFKTYHDEPVLIIIRLERDLNLNLATLDVLRSYLTDRQYNDILLINNDEENRNSYVDICKAYWSAGFSQVLIYNSQEQLWSINPYPYLQIRPTNLKEYIENRNTRNLMGYPLRVLVTNDPPHCFVDEDELPSSPNRYKGSIVTMLKIFADQLNVTFQATPFREFRRYSTAECVQMVSDDEIDACGSIFIRTYTYATSQPVRLNRVAIMAPFGNPIDKFYYFFRPFDLYVWIGTGIIVVYIAVMGSLLHRWHFKEWNVGQYLLLAVQTLLNRELSLPQSSSGSKLMLLLLLFAIGFILSNLYVALLSMMLTTKLYQRPIENLADLKAANVNILLQTHNIRPNSVYGSSEELRERFLLVAESLHLQKRNGLDPSYAYVDSEDRMDFYLYQQKFLRRRRMKKLSNPVGYTWAVQVIKQNWVLEKHYNDHVQRLFETGLQNKLVDDVHELAVKAGFLHFFPTQTQTIEPLRLEDIVMAAMVLGGGHALAGICFLVELFA; the protein is encoded by the coding sequence ATGTCGCTGCTTAGAATCATTCTGATAATCATATTTTTGAGGATAGTTTGGTCCATACCTGACACAATTATATCACACTTGAGTGCTGAACTTAAGATAAAAATCCAAATTTACTTTGGCCTTGGAACAGAACCATATGATTTTTCAAGTTTAGGTGACAATTACCAGAAAATGATCATTTCTAATAACATTAGTGAACAGTTTAAAACCTATCACGACGAACCTGTGCTTATAATAATACGACTGGAAAgggatttgaatttgaatttggccaCTTTGGATGTGTTAAGATCGTATCTTACGGATAGGCAATACAATGACATTTTGCTGATTAATAATGATGAAGAAAATCGAAACAGTTATGTGGATATATGTAAAGCATACTGGAGTGCAGGCTTTTCACAAGTGCTAATTTATAACTCGCAGGAACAACTGTGGTCAATAAATCCATATCCTTACTTGCAGATAAGACCTACAAACTTGAAAGAGTATATTGAGAACAGGAACACCCGTAACTTGATGGGCTATCCACTGCGTGTTTTAGTGACCAACGACCCACCTCATTGCTTTGTGGACGAGGATGAACTGCCAAGTTCCCCGAATCGTTATAAAGGCAGTATAGTCAccatgttaaaaatatttgctgatCAACTCAATGTAACGTTTCAAGCGACTCCTTTTCGTGAATTTCGTCGCTATTCCACCGCAGAATGTGTGCAGATGGTCAGTGATGATGAAATCGATGCCTGTGGCAGTATCTTCATAAGGACCTACACGTATGCCACCAGTCAGCCAGTTCGCTTGAATCGTGTGGCCATAATGGCGCCATTTGGAAACCCCATCGATAAGTTCTACTACTTCTTCAGGCCCTTTGACTTGTACGTCTGGATCGGAACTGGTATTATAGTGGTGTATATAGCGGTAATGGGTTCCTTGCTCCATCGCTGGCATTTCAAGGAATGGAATGTGGGTCAGTACCTCCTGCTGGCCGTACAAACTCTGCTGAACCGAGAACTATCTTTGCCGCAGTCTTCGAGTGGCTCCAAATTGATGTTACTACTTCTGCTATTTGCCATTGGATTCATTTTGTCCAATTTATATGTGGCACTGCTGTCCATGATGCTGACCACAAAACTGTACCAGAGACCCATTGAAAACTTGGCCGACTTGAAGGCGGCTAATGTGAACATACTACTCCAGACGCATAACATCAGACCAAATTCCGTTTATGGCAGCTCGGAGGAGTTGAGGGAGAGATTCCTTCTGGTCGCGGAATCCCTACACTTGCAGAAGAGAAATGGCTTGGATCCAAGTTACGCCTATGTTGACTCGGAGGACAGAATGGACTTCTATCTATACCAACAGAAATTCCTGCGAAGGCGCAGGATGAAGAAGTTATCCAATCCTGTGGGTTACACCTGGGCCGTTCAGGTCATCAAGCAAAACTGGGTTCTGGAAAAACACTACAATGATCATGTACAACGCTTGTTTGAGACCGGCTTGCAAAATAAACTAGTAGACGATGTCCACGAGTTGGCCGTAAAGGCTGGCTTCCTGCACTTCTTTCCCACCCAAACTCAAACAATCGAACCACTGCGACTCGAGGATATAGTGATGGCTGCCATGGTCTTGGGCGGCGGACACGCCCTTGCCGGGATCTGTTTCCTGGTCGAGCTGTTCGCCTAA